TTCGCaattcgagctcctaaattcataGATGAAATTACGTGTGATAAAAGAGGATCAGTGAACTTCTATCTCTCTGGTGCTTGCTTCATATCTCCCTCCATTCTTTTTAGCAATGTCATTGACCAAATTTTAGCAATCCAGAGCGATGTGGAGGCGTTGGATGTATAAGTCTCTAGCCAGAGCAAGATCCTCCCGACAAGCTAACGCCTCCAAAGTCGTAGGGTCGGCCACTCCTAACAAGACAAGGGCTGAAGCCCCTAAGTACATACCTTGCTCATCGCAACAAAAGGTGGCGACGACTCCACTGGTCCCTATATTGTGATACAACACATCCATGTTGATTTTCACCAAACCGGAAGGGGGAAGATTCCAGAATTGGGCATTGTGTGGAAGAGGAGCCACAACTGGTCATGGCGGTGCCAAATTCTTGGGGTCCTCTAGCTCCGCAATGTAACGGATGACAAAATCATGTGTGGCGACTCGACTCGGAAGACTTTGATTCTAGTTTGTACATTTGATTCTAGTACTTTGAGTTAGGAGAAATTTTGAAGCCCATACATAATCCCTTTTTAGGGGGCTTGGGGGACGGAAAGGAGAGCGCCTCTACAACGCCTTTAGTGTCGGGACGCATGCTGGCGCTCACGGGACTGCAAAATGGACCACGATCCATTAGCTTCGCTCGCTAGCGACCGCTCACTCCAACAACATAGTTCTGAAAAGAAAGAAAACTACGGCTTAAGAGAAACAAAATCCGGGTTTAATAGACTAGAAATAATAATATAAATTTGAAAAGATCGTGAACTTTTAAAAAGTTtgaaatttgagaaaagttcaaagTCCACAAATTTATAAAAAATAAGGTTTAAAAATAGATTTGAGaaatattcataaatttgaaaaatgtttgcggATTTATAAAAAAACACAAACTTGAAAAAACTTGTGGATTCCAAAAGTATTCACAAACTTGAAAAATCTTCGGAGATTTAACGGATTCAAAGAAAAGTTCCTAGATTTGAAAAAAGACTgcgaacttgaaaaaagttcacgaaacTATTCAAAAAAATTCACGAATTCCtgaataaaaaaatgttcatagatTTGAAAAAAATTGTCAATTTATAATAAAtttgcaaatttgaaaaaaagttcaagcATTAAAAATGTTCAgtttttaatatttttttgcaaatttgaataaaaattcgtgaattcaaaaaagttcatgaaaaataaaaaattccTCATTTAAAATAAAAGAATAAATAAACGAAaaaaagaagggaaaagaaaagagTAAACAAGGGAAAACAAacaataaaacagaaaataaaacgaaaaaataaaaaggaaaactcaaaaataggaaaaacgaaaaagaaaagtgAATTATTTTTAAAATATACACAAGAAACTATTAAAACCGAACAAACTGGTGAAGAAAAAAGCAACAGAAAACCTGGGCCCAAAAAACGCTGCACCCTGTACCATTTGTCTCAGGCGACAAATAGGAGGATTTGGCGCCGAAAGCGGCCATACAAAAGAGCAATGCTATATCTACGAAGAGTATTTTACGTATCTTACGAACGAGATGAGTTGGCTGCTTTTAATTGGACATTAGTAGAGGCTGGGGCCCACCCTGAAAAGGAAGATTACGTAGGATACGTAACAGCCTTACGTAAGTCTAGCATTTTTGCATACAAAATCAATGTCAGACGTCCAGCACAATAAGACCCTGCACGGTCCGGCGAAGAGGTAACCGGCACAGGCCCCCAAAAGCCCATATACAAGTCACAGGTACGCTCCGTCGCTCCCTCAGAAAAGAATACCGCCTCCctaaaaaaactaggaaaaacagTCTCCTCACCGGTCCGTCGTCCTCGCCGTCGCCCTACCCATCTCGCCGGCGCCGTCGGGGACCCGCGGGGAGcatggatgccatggaggaggatacGCCTCCAGCgctaccgccaccgccaccgcctacGACGTCAGTGGGCGCCTCCCCTGTTTGCCCGCTTCTCTCATCTCTGTGTTTAGGTCACGCGGAAGCGCTCACATATCTCCCTGATCTGGGCGTCGTGTCGGTTGCAGGGGCGCGAAGCAGCCGCCGTACAAGGATCCTGACGACGGGAGGCAGCGGTTCCTACTGGAGCTGGAGTTCATCCAGTGCCTCGCCAACCCCATCTACATCAACTGTACAGTAACTCTCCTCACAGCCTCTGTTTCAAACTGGTTGGTTAGAGATTAGCTTATTGGGTACCACAGCGCAATTGAGTTTCATCATGGCTGATTTGTGGGTTGAGTCCTGCTGCGAGAGTGAGTAGCTAGCTAATCAAATAGAATTTTTCTTGTTGTTGATTGCGTTAGTCAGTGACTGACCTCTGGAGTAACAAATTCACATGATATGATTTTGTTTTGGTAAGACCGCATATTGTGATAAGGCAAGAGAGATTTAATTATGTATTGCTTATGCTTTGTTGCTTCCTGTGCTTCCGATGTATTCGGGGTCAATATTTTGTATGGGTATTAAACATGATTCTGCTTGGGGGATGGCGTTTATAGTATTTGTTTTGTTCAAGCAGATCTAGCGCAGAATCGGTACTTTGAGGATGAGGCGTTCATCGGGTATCTCAAGTACCTCAAGTATTGGCAGCGTCCGGAGTACATCAAATACATAATGTGAGTCACCTTATACTTTTGATTTGCGCAAATAGGTTGCTCACAGACAGGGTCGTACTGTTATGGTACAGGTATCCGCACTGCCTTTTCTTTCTTGAGCTTCTCCAAAATGCAAATTTCCGAAACGCAATGGCACATCCAGCAAACAAGGTGACCTTTGACCCCATTTGGCTAGAATTACACTCAAGCACCATTCTCACTCTTTACTGTTTACAAGCTTCTTTTTCTTTTCAAACCGTTTCTTTGGAATTGTCTATTTGGAGATTATTACTTTTACGGTTGATTGGTAGTGGACATAAAGGATCTTGGAAATGATAAAATGTTGCTACTAATGCGCTTACAAATATATTAAGTGGATATGTTTATCTCCCGAGGAATTGGTTAAAGCAGTCAAATGTTATGAAAGCATATTAAGCTTCATGCACACTTCTAAAAATGTTCACTGTTTTATCCACATAATATTTTTTCTTAGTATTTGAAAAAAGTGTGTTTATTTATTTAGGACATTGAATCATTTGTATGCAACTAACTCTTACCTGCAAATTTCTTGACAGGAAGTTGCTCATAGGCAGCAATATTTCTTCTGGAAAAACTACAGGAACAATAGACTGAAGCACATCCTGCCGCGTCCTCCTCCCGAACCAACTCCTGCGcctgcaccagcaccagcaccagtgCCGACGCCTCCGCCTGTTCCTGCACCACCATCGTCTTTGCCAACTATGTCAGCTGTTGGTGCATCTGCAATGCCCCCCATGCAGTTTATAGGAACTCCTGGCGCCAACAACCCAAAGAATGAGATGAGAAATGTTATGGGTGGTAGAAAGAGAAAGTATGTATCTCCCTATCTTGCAATCAATCAATAGCATCTCTTATGCAGTTAATATTATTTCTCCATGAAGTGTCATTACAAAGTTATTAGTTGTAAATACAGTTTTTTTTTCGTTAAAAGTTCCTGTGTACCATAGTTAACAGGTGTTATATTCGAGGGTGATCCAACTCGAAAGGAGTTATGGCCATTCTGCCAATCTAGATTATGAAGTACCTCTTCACTTATTCTGTAAAGATTGTTGATGCTCTCAAGATGCTTCTTAGGAGAACTGAATTAGTCCCGTCCTATCATAGGAATCATCCTGCGTTGAAGGGGTGGAGAAATCTGTTCTATTTGTTCCTTTTTTCTTGGTCCATCTCATGAATCATCCGAGATTTTATGAAAAATGCAAGTTTCAGAGTAGTGTTGTTATGCCTGTGTGCTTGTTAGTCAGTTTTAAATGTGTGCATGGTAGTTTGAGTTTTCACAGGTTATTTCTTTTTCCTCTTGTGATGTATAGTTTGAGCATGCGAGTATGTTGCATTATGTTCAATAAAATGGTTTACAATGACTGATTGTACTGTGTATCTTGGCTGCAGGATGGGCTAGTGAAACATATTGATCAACTTCACGGCTGACGGCATCCCAGAGAAGTGGAAACTCACCTCCCTGTTTCCTGTTGGTAGACCTTTGAAGTAGCAGACAAGTTCGAAGCAGCTCCTGCTTTGGAGCAGCTGGAGTTCTCAACGTGGCATGCGCACTTGGCCCTTGGTTGACTTGATCATTTATCTTATCCTGGCCTTTGATGTAGTTGAATGGAATCTTTACTTGCTGAAACTTTGTGCCAACAGTGGCAGCCGTAAAAGCGAACATTTATCACATATTCTTAGATGGAGCCGCAACATTTGCATACGCAGCTCCATGAAACGCTCCATTGCTCGTTCATATTATTTTGCTGCACAGTTTGTGCCTGGTAATGGAGGGCTTGCATTGCATTTCTCATGCGTACGATTCCGGATCAGGGGCAGCGCCAGTATTAGGCCGCCTCCCTTGCTGCATTTTTTGTTTCAATCTATATTTTCATGGCTCCAGTGATCTCGATGACGAATTCACTTTTTTTTTCCCGGAAAAACGCAAAGGATCTTTGGGCTTCATTTTATTGAAAAGATGGGGAGAGTACAATCCTCCTAGGAGGCTGTTGTTACATGGGTCACGCTCTCAATCAGTGGACGTCCCAGGATGTGGGCATAACAACCCTAAGCCACTGTGCTCCGGCTTGTGCCCAACATTTGGCCACGAATTCACTTTTCTACAATATGTTCACGCCTGAAACTTTTAAGGATTATCTGAAACTTTGAAATTGGACATTTGTCTTTCCTAAATTATTAAAGGATGCGGGCACATGGGAAAAAAATATTCACAGAGTCTCTGGTCTCTGCCACCTCATACGAATAATAaacgaaatactccctccgtcccataatatagctTGCAAAAACGTATTTGCGGGATGGAGAGAGTAATTAAAGTATGACGATAAGTAAGAAAATAACAAAGATACTTCGATACGCGGGATGCGCGTTACGCGTCTTTAATATTATAAGGGCATTGGTTAGTAGTTTATTTATACTTTTTTAGGGGGTTTTATTTTTACTATTAAAGCAAAATTTGTGATCGTGTGCAAGAGTTACATCCAGCCATCCGCGCACTACCATCACCTTTGCTCGTGTGCGCCGACAAGTGACCTCTTGATGTACCACCCTCATCTGCTCTAACAAGCTCCATGCCAATCCATCTGCACAAAAATCGTAATAGTTACCCTCACATCTATGATGGTTGCCCCTATTCCCCAACATCGACATCGTCCCCAAGCTTCCAACATCCACGATGTTGTGGGAGCAAATGGATTGGTCATCCATCAATCTTTTCTCTAGTGTTGTCGCTAGGCAAAATCTCGAAAGGGGTATTCAATAGATCATCATAGGAAGATACTTGTGACATGGTTCTCTTGGCGCCCAAGCGACTGCGGAGGGGGGTAGTTGCTTAAGGTAGGCATTAGGGTTGCGGATGCAGGGAGCCCTTGGCGACGGTAACAAACACATCCTCAGCATGGAGGTTGCCAGGTTGGTGAGAACTTAGCGCAAAGATTGTAGTCCCCAATGAGATGTTGCGTCGTTGTCACCATTATTGACTGCAAGGTGTCACCGCAGACAATATTGTCGTTCATTTGCATATTACCCAATACCAATGATCTAAAGTGAGAATCATAcgatctactccctcctttcctaaacccaagtctttttagaggttccaatatggactacatatggagtaaaataaaaaaatctacactctaaaatacgtctttGTATGTGTCTTTACTAAAATCTCTAAAAGACTTgtatttgaaacggagggagtaattgataATTGTTATGTTTGAGCATGTTGTATGGTCGTGTTTGGATGAATTGGACTGTTGGTTGTTTAGGTTGCACTTTGAGTGTTTCAGTTAATAAATTTGTCTATCTTACAGTTTCAGATTTCCTCCCCTCCATAGAAACCCACCGCTTGCAGCGACGAGATATGCACCGGCAGTCAATGTTTGATATACTAACAAATTGCAGCCGTCTACTTGATCGATGTCTATATAGCAAAAACTGCTCTCAAAGAAGGCTCTCATTGATGGCTCTCTTTTCTATCTTTGAGGTTAATGGGCAAAAAAAACTTGTGGGAAACGAAAAACTGATTCTCTCTCATATCCATGCTAAGTACGTACTGCCACCATTCTTAAAATAGATACTTGTACGTACTGATCTTATGTATAATACGTATGCGGTGTAATATGTTCGTTAAGACAAAGCTTTGACCAAACTtattatactactccctccgtcccataatataagacactttttgacattagtgtagtaTCAAAAAACGTATTACattatgggatgaagggagtacATAAGATATGATGTGAATCTTAGTGACATCAAATTTATGTCACATAAATTACGTATTGATAGAATAATTGTTGGTTAAAAAGCCTTGTCTTAGCCAACCATAATCGAAATTATGACTTGAAATGGAGTTAGATTTACAAAAAAAATCAAGCAAAACTAAATGTAATTTAAGGGCATCCAATGTGCAATTCAATCCTGGGGGCAATTTAAATAAGTGATTATTGTTGTATCAAGCCACAATGTCGCCATAGGACGAGGCTGTTATACTGCTCTTTTTCACCAAGTGGCGCTACTGAAAAACATTGCACCCACAGATGAACACACGTTGAATTACACATTCCTTTCGGCACATGCAGATTATCATCAAATCAGTCGGCACGCAAAAAGACTAGAACAGACTTCCTCGAAATAAGAACATCTACAAATCAAGTAGACACTAAATCACGCACCCCGATTCGATACGACTATAATAGTACCACCCTGAGGAACATGAAGCCAGCAGAGCAACTATTGCTGACATACACAACGATGACCCAGGAGTGGAGACAGGGTGGCCGCAAGCTTGATGGCAAACAGCTACCATCTTAGTAGCGGTAAGTGGAACCGTAACCACCAAGACCTGACGATGAATATCCACTCCCGTCCATGTTAGAATAAGATGGCAGCGATGATGACGGGTAGGCCGAGCTGCCATACGGGTAGCTGGACCTATATAACGGATCTAATACTCCTGCGTAACTGCTCCTCACAGGTTCTCTGTGCGTAGCCAGGGAGTCCTGAATGAAGAGGACACTATATGAGAGTTTTGATCTTGCTAAAAGATGGCATTTTGAACAAGAAAAAAAATTATGATGTCTATTACCTGGATAAGCTGTTGAGCAGATTGTACCTGGGACGACGTCCCCTTTATTTCAACAGTTATATCATCAGGGCTTCCCAAACTCTCTTGAATTGTGACAACAGCACCACTGTTAGCCCGTATGTATGCAATGTTTGCTCCTTTGACTCCTATGATATCTTCTGCATAGGTAAGTGGGATTTGCATGGTTTGTGTTATCTGCATGTCATTTGTTCTTATCAGCAACAGTTCAATGTAAACAAACGTTAGGCTCTATTTGCAAACAACTCATTGTGTTATTTCCCAAAAAGATTAGATTGATGGATGTGATGCACACTGAAGATGAACGGAAGTTGGACACTCTGACTAAAAAAAAGAAAGCCCACGGATTATTATTAAACAAAATATCTTATAGGAAGATTATAGGAAGAAAAGAGAGTACATGCAGAAACATAGGCAAAGACATACCTGTGTAAGTAGAGGGCCAGCACCATGCATTCCAGAAGGTCGTAATGCTGACAAGGCAGGATCTCGCCCATATAATGACACACCTGAGCGATGAATGTTATGTTCTACCAGCGGTTCCCGTTCAAGATACAAATGGTCCCTTTTCATTGGAAGAACATATTCATCACGCACTTCAGGTTGTTGATTTACTTGTGTAGAAACAATTGAATGATGTGGCATATCATTCCAAGTTTCAGCACTGCGATCTTGACTTACTGGGGCATTCTGATAAAAGAATAGGAAATGATGTGTATTAGAAACAATATGGCGAAGCATAGCATGCATTAAAATATATGTGCTTACAGTCTTCTCAAACAATGGAAGTACACTATGGTCAACCAAAAACTTCCGGAGATGATTAGAAACTGCTTGCAGTGCTTTTAGAACTTTCTCTGTTTCACCCTGTATCTCAACTATCCTCTCATCGTCAGTTACATAGAAAGGCCGATCTCGCTCATCTACACAAATTTATACCCACGGTGAGTCATATAGTATATATTATGCATAGCTTCGCACAACACAACAGAAAAAATAATGGATATTAAGCTATTAAATAATATCACAAATAAGCATATGCTTTTTAAAGTGCATAATGTGTTCACACTTCACACGTGTAGAAATATGAACCTTCACCATTTCTATGCAATGCTCTTTCCTAGTTTAAATTCATTCCAATTTCCATATCTTCTGTGACCTATAATACAGTCCATTcttaacatgtactccctctgttccataattcttgtcatggttttagttcaaattaacCTCATtgcaaactttgatcaagtttttaGATAAACGTGTCTACATCATGAACCCAGATACATCATAAgacatattttcatattatatatattttgTACTGTAGGTACAAATAGTTTTCTCTAGAAACCTGGTCAGAttgcaaagtttgacttttcaaaaaaaatgcaCTACATTATGGATTAGATGGAGTATGATAAACATTTCTCTTTGTGCTGGGAGGGACATGGAACGCCTAATGGAAATGCTAGAGCAGAAATCCAACGGCAAGACAATCAACTGATGTACAAAAGCATTTGTGTATCAATATAAATACATCAGCCAAGGACATATTACCTACTGATATAACCCTTATTGTAGCACCCGTGCCCTCCTGGATTGCCTTAATTGAAGCACCTTGCTTCCCAATGAGGTTAATTGCTTGAGCTCCAGGAACCACCAACCGGGCAGCACATACACCAGGTGCAGCAGCTGTCTGGGTACCTTCAGCAGCTCCATCTGTTATTCCATTGACACGTTTAAAAACTCTAATCAGAGCGTCCACAGCTGGAGGCAGCTCCAAGCCCGGATCTTCTTTTGCAGACACCAAAACCTGGAATGTCCAAGAGCCATGGTTTACTCAGTGAATCCAAAGGAGATCATCAGGCATGCAAGAGTAATAAAACGTACCCACTAACAGAAGAATATAATACAAATGATTTACACCATCAAGTACATAAAtagttaaatactccctccgtcccatattaattgacgctcaaacggatgtatctagcagtTTGAGTGACAAttaatatgggacggagggagtagttcgctATTCAACTTTATCCGACCAAAAGAACGGCAATCAATTCACacaatactccctccttcccacaAAATAGATCCCCTAAGTTTTGTCATAAGTCAAGCTTTCTTAaatttgaccaagattatagaaaaCATTTTAACATTTACAATACAAAATCAATATCAATATATTCATCAAGAAATATGTATTCATAGCAGATTTATTTGGTTATAGAtgtttgatatttttttctataaacttggtcaaacttccTAAGACAAAACTTAGGGAATCTATTTTGTGGGAATATGGAGTAATAGATAGATGGAATGGGTATACAAAACAATTCTCTGTGCACAACACTGAGCAAAACAAACTGACTTTTCAGGAACATATTATGAGGGCCACctataaatactagtatgtacgcacatgcaatgcacattttaacattatgGGAGATTATTGgtaggaaaaaacataaacttgcTAATAGATTCGAAGGAAAAAACATCTTGATTTATAGATGCAGAAATAAATTGTATTATAAAGAAAATCGGGATTAACATATGCAATCCCCACAATTTGTTAACAAAGAATCCCGCAAAAAATGTTAATaaagaaaataattaaaaaatgaAATTTAATTTTACTTCATGTTTCTCCCCCAAAACCAACTTTTTTGGGCTCAACTCGTTGCCAACCATAAGCTGCAACATGGATGGCCCAAGAGGAATCAGTATGGGCCACGTCTCTTGAGAAGGATTAGCGTTCATTCTAGAACATGGTGGATGCAACAACCATGCACTGTTCACTGCGAATCCCACTACTTTCAGCCGTTGGATTTAGGACATAAATTGTTAGGATTGATGGCTAGCTCTCATTCAAAACTGGTACACTGTATAGTAGTATAGATGTCAGTGGCTATAATTTTTTTTTTCACATCTCCCCTTCTCTAAGATATAACACACCACCCTAGCAAGTACATGTACGGTTCACCGCAATAAATGACACCGTCGTATATTAGATGAAATTGACGTGCAATCCAAAAATGACCCAAGCATGTCAATTTGGTTCGATGCCTCGAGCCTCGAGCCTCCCACATCCCCTTATGTCTATTTCATGTATCAGCGAATCGAAATCGCACTTGAAGCACTGTAGGCTCAGACACTCCGAGCTATGTCAAAGCACATTAACCACCAACCTATTTACCAGGATTCCAGCAACCATTGCTAACATGCAGCACCAATTGGACATGTAGAACAGAGAAGATTGTAATTCCAAAGTGCCAATCAATCTAGCCATCAGGTATTTCAATCCCCGACTAGTCAATAACGGATTCCTGACAGGAAAGGGCAAACGTTAGCTAAAGTTTGTGGGTACTCACAATGCGCTCGGTGGCGCCGACAGGACCCTCGAGGACGCGGACCCTGGCCTTGGTCTCCTCGACGAGACGCTTGATGAGCTCGCCCTTCCGCCCGATGATGCTCCCGACCTTCAGCACGGGCACAACCATCCGGAACACGTTGTCCCCCGGCCACCCGGGCCACCTCTTCGCCTCCGGgacggcctccgcctccgccgAGGCATCGGCCTCCTCGGCGGCCGGCGGGGGCGGTGATGCGGGCACACCAACctccgtggcggcggcggtggctgcggcggcggggtcgTCCATGGCGGTGGAAGCTGCCGACGCGACGGCTAGGGTTTGGGTGTGGACTGCAGCCGCGGGTGTGGAGAGACCTGTCAAGTGGAAGGAAGGGGATGGGGAGGAGGTGCACGAGATCTGGGTGTGCGTTTTGCTGGTTTGATTTCTCACGGGCTCTTCCGTGCCTGCGCTAACATATGGGCCAGATATTTTAGTTTTAGGCCCCCACCTGTGCTGATATAACTGCACTTTACCAGCTCCTGCCGCCTCTAGAGAAGTCAAATGGGCCGGTTtgttagtattttgaagaaaaaatagaaaacaaacaaATAATAATATATAACTTTAAAATAAATATAATCTACTATGTAATAAGACTATTTTGAAGAAGAAAACTATAAatatatatttgaaatatttttcacCATTTCTAACAAAAGTTCATGTCAAATAATAAAAGGTTTATACAACTTATAAGGCCCCGTTCGCTTCACAGGTTTCCAAACCTTTCGAAAGGAATCCTCAATTCCACAGGTTATTTTTTCTTTGATACGTTCGTTTCAAAGGAACTAGCTACAGTATACCAGAGGAAAGGCTCGCCAGTAGTGTCGATTTCACAGGAATCTTTGCATCCACCCTGACCActttttttgggcggaagcccgaggcagccaTAGGAAAGGTGAATAAAGTATACTATACCAAAGCATGCTGTGAGACGTGAGAGAAGAAGAACTAGCTGAAATGAATATAAAATATTCTAATAGCTACCGCTAGTGTGTGATTAGCAGTGGGACTTCCTGCGCTCTTTCTTCGTCCACCGAACACACAGTCTTTGTTCATTTTCTTTGTTTTCAATTCCTTGGTGTTGTACCTGAACTCATTCCCTATTCCTGCACATTTTTACATTCCTATGGTTCAGAACCCTTTAAAGAGAACGGGGCCTAAGAATTGTTTAACCACATAAAACAAATCTATTGTAAGTTTTTCTATTGAAATGCGTCTCAACTCATATAAAAGTATTCAATTATGTCAAATAAAATTGTTCATACCAGAAGAAGTGGTCCTAGCTCACTTGATTAGGGAGTGGGTGTACAACCGAGCCATCCAGGTTCTCATGGACACGAACTTGGTTTCTTATATTTAAAAACTCAATTTTTCGGCCTCCCTTATCAATTTACTTTTAAAAACATGTACACACCTTTTAGAGAAATGATTCATGCAACTTCTAAAACTTGACCTTAGAAAAAAACTTGAAAAGTGTCTTTCTATGGACATTATCATTTTATATGAAAAGCCTTTTTTGAAATATTTTACTCACCTCATGAAATTtgctcatatattttgaagaaaaaGAACTCTGTGATGCTAATTTGTAAGTATTGAATCGTCAAAAACCTATtatatgtgatgaacatgaaaaGCGAAAGTGTAAAAACAAGGGAGGAAAGATGACTACAAAAATGGTAAAATAATAATGGAAAATGAAAATAAAAGGTGAAAGTAAAAGAATGGAAAAGGATGAAAAGATAATGAGACAAAATGGATAAACCTCCTTAATGGGTCAGCTCAATGGAGAGAGTGGGTTCCTTGTCGCCCTAATCCGATAAAGATGGGTAAGAACCTATTAAATCCTACTTTCATGTTTATAACACAACGACGTAATTGGCTCGATGCTCCACCACATCCTCACCGCCTTCCCCTATCACATGTGGCCCACAACCTAGTCCGAGGATATCTATACCCCAGACCTCATCATGTCAGGGTCTATCCCATCACCATGGAAATTTTACTCTTTAAGTAAATTTTGTAACCTGTAAATTGGCAGTGGAACATTAAAAAGGTGTCATCCCTATCGTATCAATACTAAAGATGTATTTGACCATGAGGGAACAACCAAACCATTTGAGATGACTATGAGTAGACGAACTTTTTGTGGACACCTCATGTCGGTTCATAATTCCAGTTGTAATCTCGATGGGCTCACACATAGCAGGGCGCCCATAAGGGATTCACACaaggtagtttacccaggttcaagccctcaCGATGAGGGacccccctgaaggaaatatgccctagaggcaataataaagttattatttatttccttatatcatgataaatgtttattattcatgctagaattgtattaaccggaaacataatacatgtgtgaatacatagacaaacagagtgtcactagtatgcctctacttgactagctcgttga
This DNA window, taken from Triticum aestivum cultivar Chinese Spring chromosome 1D, IWGSC CS RefSeq v2.1, whole genome shotgun sequence, encodes the following:
- the LOC123181657 gene encoding RNA-binding KH domain-containing protein PEPPER, coding for MDDPAAAATAAATEVGVPASPPPPAAEEADASAEAEAVPEAKRWPGWPGDNVFRMVVPVLKVGSIIGRKGELIKRLVEETKARVRVLEGPVGATERIVLVSAKEDPGLELPPAVDALIRVFKRVNGITDGAAEGTQTAAAPGVCAARLVVPGAQAINLIGKQGASIKAIQEGTGATIRVISVDERDRPFYVTDDERIVEIQGETEKVLKALQAVSNHLRKFLVDHSVLPLFEKTNAPVSQDRSAETWNDMPHHSIVSTQVNQQPEVRDEYVLPMKRDHLYLEREPLVEHNIHRSGVSLYGRDPALSALRPSGMHGAGPLLTQITQTMQIPLTYAEDIIGVKGANIAYIRANSGAVVTIQESLGSPDDITVEIKGTSSQVQSAQQLIQDSLATHREPVRSSYAGVLDPLYRSSYPYGSSAYPSSSLPSYSNMDGSGYSSSGLGGYGSTYRY
- the LOC123181656 gene encoding mediator of RNA polymerase II transcription subunit 31: MDAMEEDTPPALPPPPPPTTGAKQPPYKDPDDGRQRFLLELEFIQCLANPIYINYLAQNRYFEDEAFIGYLKYLKYWQRPEYIKYIMYPHCLFFLELLQNANFRNAMAHPANKEVAHRQQYFFWKNYRNNRLKHILPRPPPEPTPAPAPAPAPVPTPPPVPAPPSSLPTMSAVGASAMPPMQFIGTPGANNPKNEMRNVMGGRKRKMG